Proteins from one Romboutsia sp. CE17 genomic window:
- the murD gene encoding UDP-N-acetylmuramoyl-L-alanine--D-glutamate ligase, with translation MELKNKKVLLVGLAKTGVSTIKYLDKLDAKTIVNDIKNKSQLEDILNELKDIKNVEYILGYHPENVDDIDMAVVSPGVPLDLPFICKLKKNNIKIIGEVELAYRLSKNNPIFIGITGTNGKTTTTSIVGEIFKKANKDTYIVGNIGNPVIDTVDTTTKESILVTELSSFQLESIDEFRPKVSAFLNVTEDHMNRHHTMENYIAAKARVFENQKEDDFTILNYDDLQVRDLAKNCNSKVIFFSRKEKLNKGIYLDENNNIIIDINEKIVLLNASELSLPGDHNLENCMAAIGITYVSNIDLEIIKDVLKTFKAVEHRQEFVRELNDIMFVNDSKGTNPDSTIKAVKSYNKDIILIAGGKDKGSSFDELLEIAKENVVALVLLGETAPIIEEAAKEKGFDKIYIVNNMKEAVETSYKIAKKGDVVLLSPACASWDMYSNFEVRGKDFKDNVNNLI, from the coding sequence GTGGAACTTAAAAATAAAAAAGTTTTACTAGTTGGTCTTGCAAAAACTGGAGTATCTACAATAAAGTATTTAGATAAACTAGATGCGAAGACTATTGTGAACGATATAAAAAATAAGTCACAATTAGAAGATATATTAAATGAATTAAAAGATATAAAAAATGTAGAATATATATTAGGATATCATCCGGAAAATGTAGATGATATTGATATGGCAGTGGTATCTCCAGGGGTACCTTTAGACCTGCCTTTTATATGTAAATTAAAGAAAAATAACATCAAAATAATAGGTGAAGTAGAATTAGCATATAGATTATCTAAGAATAATCCTATTTTTATAGGGATTACAGGTACAAATGGTAAAACTACTACTACTAGTATAGTTGGAGAAATTTTCAAAAAGGCTAATAAAGATACTTATATTGTTGGGAATATCGGAAATCCCGTTATAGATACAGTTGATACTACAACTAAAGAATCTATATTAGTAACAGAATTAAGTAGTTTCCAGTTAGAAAGTATAGATGAATTTAGACCAAAAGTAAGTGCATTTTTAAATGTAACTGAAGATCATATGAATAGACATCATACTATGGAAAATTATATTGCTGCGAAAGCTAGAGTTTTTGAAAATCAAAAAGAAGATGATTTTACAATTTTAAATTATGATGATTTGCAAGTAAGAGATTTAGCAAAAAATTGTAACTCTAAAGTTATATTCTTTTCAAGAAAAGAAAAATTAAATAAAGGAATATATCTAGATGAAAATAATAATATAATTATAGATATAAATGAAAAAATAGTTCTATTAAATGCAAGTGAACTAAGTTTACCTGGAGATCATAATTTAGAAAACTGCATGGCAGCTATAGGTATAACTTATGTAAGTAATATTGACCTAGAGATAATAAAAGATGTATTAAAAACATTTAAAGCAGTTGAACACAGACAAGAATTTGTAAGAGAGTTAAATGACATAATGTTTGTAAATGACTCAAAAGGAACTAATCCAGACTCTACTATAAAGGCAGTTAAGTCTTATAATAAAGATATAATATTAATTGCTGGAGGTAAGGATAAAGGAAGTAGTTTTGATGAACTTCTTGAAATTGCAAAGGAAAATGTAGTAGCCTTAGTATTATTAGGTGAAACAGCACCTATAATAGAAGAAGCTGCAAAAGAAAAAGGCTTTGACAAAATATACATAGTAAATAATATGAAAGAAGCCGTAGAAACTTCATATAAAATTGCCAAGAAAGGTGATGTAGTTTTACTTTCGCCTGCATGTGCAAGTTGGGATATGTATAGTAATTTTGAAGTAAGAGGAAAAGACTTCAAGGATAATGTAAACAATTTAATATAA
- the mraY gene encoding phospho-N-acetylmuramoyl-pentapeptide-transferase, with product MMLGITELTYTAMISFLIVIILGPIFIPMLTKFKFGQTVRDDGPQTHLQKNGTPTMGGVLIIIAILITGLTRSNISSDMIVGLICIVGFGFVGFVDDFIIIKMRRSLGLKPWQKIVMQVALALYVSYYQYSSSPSATQLIIPFTETVINLGPLYIPLMTFMIVGIVNAVNLTDGLDGLASGVTLIVAGFFMLFATSISNMEVAVLASATVGACIGFLGFNAYPAKIFMGDTGSMALGGAVTAFAVLTNSMLLFVLVGGIYFAEAISVMLQVTYYKLTKKRIFKMAPIHHHFEQCGWPETKVVFTFWIVTVVLAWIGIIAVF from the coding sequence ATTATGTTAGGAATAACAGAACTTACGTATACAGCAATGATTTCATTTCTAATAGTAATTATACTAGGACCGATATTTATACCGATGTTAACTAAATTTAAATTCGGTCAAACAGTTAGAGATGATGGACCACAAACGCATTTACAAAAAAATGGTACACCTACAATGGGTGGAGTACTTATAATAATAGCAATACTTATTACAGGATTAACAAGAAGTAATATAAGCTCAGACATGATTGTAGGGCTTATATGCATAGTTGGATTCGGATTTGTAGGATTTGTAGATGACTTTATAATCATAAAGATGAGAAGATCATTAGGTTTAAAGCCATGGCAAAAAATAGTTATGCAAGTAGCTTTAGCTTTATATGTTTCTTATTATCAATACAGCTCATCACCAAGTGCAACACAACTTATAATACCATTTACTGAGACTGTTATAAACCTAGGACCATTATATATACCGCTAATGACATTTATGATAGTTGGTATAGTAAATGCAGTTAACTTAACAGATGGTTTAGATGGTTTAGCATCAGGAGTAACTTTAATAGTTGCAGGGTTCTTTATGTTATTCGCAACATCTATATCAAATATGGAGGTTGCAGTACTTGCATCAGCGACTGTAGGTGCATGTATAGGATTTTTAGGATTTAATGCTTACCCAGCTAAGATATTTATGGGGGACACAGGTTCAATGGCCTTAGGAGGTGCTGTAACGGCTTTTGCAGTATTAACAAACTCTATGCTTTTATTTGTATTAGTTGGAGGGATATATTTTGCAGAAGCAATATCAGTTATGCTTCAAGTAACTTACTATAAGTTAACTAAGAAAAGAATATTTAAAATGGCTCCAATACATCACCACTTTGAGCAATGTGGATGGCCAGAAACTAAGGTAGTATTTACTTTCTGGATAGTGACGGTAGTTTTAGCTTGGATAGGAATAATAGCTGTATTCTAA
- a CDS encoding UDP-N-acetylmuramoyl-tripeptide--D-alanyl-D-alanine ligase, translating to MESLTVNELVIATQGKLVLGNENYIIDDIVIDSRKANEKNVFVAIIGENLDGHNFMQSAYEKGCKTFIKNEKSNIEFNHSDVNVIEVKDTEIALGDIARYYKEKFEIPFIGITGSVGKTTTRDMVYAAVSSKFNSLKNEGNLNNQLGVPLTLFELNKLHECAVIEMGMSGFNEIEYLANIVNPKIGVISNIGLSHIERLGSQEGILKAKMEITTNFDSSCTLIVNGDDKFLSTLKNKEHIYTLKTFGFDKDNDIYCEEFTMVEDNITFTCVIDDKKEEVFIPTVGEHNIYNAMAAILVGMTLEIPLENIKEGLKNYKATKMRLDIVKGNEITIINDTYNASPDSMNAALKILGRYNERKVAILGDMFEMGEHAEYGHRLVGKSAVGNTDLLITIGDDSKFIGDEAKILGFNLENIYHFATKEEAIKKLDELIQKNDVVLVKASRGMKLEKIVEYLNR from the coding sequence ATGGAAAGTCTAACAGTCAACGAGTTAGTAATTGCGACTCAAGGAAAATTAGTTTTAGGAAATGAAAATTATATTATAGATGATATTGTAATAGATAGTAGAAAAGCAAATGAAAAGAATGTTTTTGTAGCCATAATAGGAGAAAATTTAGATGGTCATAATTTTATGCAAAGTGCATATGAAAAAGGCTGCAAAACTTTTATAAAAAATGAAAAATCTAATATTGAATTCAATCATTCAGATGTTAATGTTATAGAAGTTAAAGATACGGAAATTGCTTTAGGAGATATAGCAAGATATTATAAAGAAAAATTTGAAATACCTTTTATAGGTATAACTGGTAGTGTAGGAAAAACTACTACTAGGGATATGGTATATGCAGCAGTTTCATCTAAATTTAATTCATTAAAAAATGAAGGTAATCTTAACAATCAATTAGGGGTACCTCTTACATTATTTGAATTAAATAAATTACATGAATGTGCAGTAATAGAAATGGGCATGTCAGGATTTAATGAAATAGAATATTTAGCTAATATAGTTAATCCTAAGATTGGTGTAATATCAAACATAGGTCTTTCTCATATAGAACGATTAGGTTCACAAGAAGGAATCTTAAAAGCTAAAATGGAGATAACTACAAACTTTGATTCATCATGCACTTTAATAGTCAATGGAGATGATAAGTTTTTATCAACTTTAAAAAATAAAGAACATATCTATACCCTTAAAACATTTGGATTTGATAAAGATAATGATATATATTGTGAAGAATTTACAATGGTAGAGGATAACATAACTTTCACATGTGTAATAGATGATAAAAAAGAAGAAGTTTTCATACCGACAGTAGGAGAGCATAATATATATAATGCTATGGCAGCAATACTTGTGGGAATGACTTTAGAAATTCCTTTAGAAAATATAAAAGAAGGTTTAAAAAATTATAAAGCGACAAAAATGAGATTAGATATAGTTAAAGGAAATGAAATAACTATAATAAATGACACTTACAATGCAAGCCCAGATTCAATGAATGCGGCATTAAAAATATTAGGTAGATACAATGAAAGAAAGGTAGCTATCTTAGGTGATATGTTTGAAATGGGTGAACATGCAGAGTATGGGCATAGATTAGTTGGTAAATCTGCAGTAGGAAACACAGATTTACTAATAACAATAGGAGATGATTCAAAGTTTATAGGAGACGAAGCCAAAATTTTAGGATTTAACTTAGAAAACATATATCATTTTGCAACTAAAGAAGAGGCAATAAAAAAATTAGATGAATTAATACAAAAAAATGATGTTGTATTAGTAAAAGCATCTAGAGGTATGAAATTAGAAAAGATAGTAGAATATTTAAATAGGTAA